The Candidatus Latescibacter sp. genomic interval GCTGATCTTAAATGGAAGCACCGAATCAAGAACAGTCCCGTATTTACGCACAATGTCCATTGCCGCTTTGAGACTCGTTCCAGCCTCTTCAACAAATGTCTCAGGGCGTGTTGTGAACTCATCCGTTTCTTTCGACGCCATCCACACAAAACGCGGTGACAAGAGCTGATTCTGTTGAAGGCGATTTGCTTGGACTAAGTGAAATCGCATTACACCATCAGCCGTTGCCCAGCCGACGCAGGATCCAGTAGTCGACTGATTGCCGATGGTCCACCAAGGCTGGCGAAGATCAACTTTTGTCGGCAGTGCAGCAGGTGCAGCTAATGCACCGGATGTTAAGGCATCCTGAAACCTCCAGTCCCTCGCAGTATCACGCGACGGGACAAGGTTGCAGATTCTGTCAGAGAAGATCGCGGTGGTTGATGCAATTCGTTTCTTTGCCATGGTGTGCTCGCTTTCGTTGTGATCGAGTTACAGATACAAGCCGCCTAACGTTGAATTCACCGGCCTGCGCTGCTTTTAGCGCTGGTCCGGTGGAATAAATTGTTAGGGTTACCACTTTCTGAAGAAACTTTTTTGTATTTGCTCAGGTACCTTCACCTTGGACTCTGTTTCTGGCTTCTGCTTCGTCTCTTTTGGCTCAGGTACCTTCACCTTGGACTCTGTTTCTGGCTTCTGCTTCGTCTCATTTGGCTCAAGTGCCTTCATATCGGACTCTGGCAAAGGAATTGCCTTGTATTGATGCTCCGGCTGAAGAGGTTGGTATTCATTCGATGCCTGTTTTGTTGACACATTCGCGGCGATGTTCGTGGCACCGACCCCCATCGAAAAGATAATCAGTGAGTTCACGACCCAATAGATGCCGCGTTCCCAGACTTTCATTGTCGAGGCAGTGAACACTACCGCGCCAATCACAAAACTTAGTATGAGCGCTACATACCGAAAATGAAACTCGGGAAAGTTGTTGCACAGCGCATTCGTAATCAACATTATGAGGGCTCCAGCCGCACCTGGCGTCAACATGGACTTTGGATTAAAGAACTGATTCATGGTGCCTCCCCTTGATAAAGTGGTAAGTGCCTATGTCATGCCCCTAACAAGTAATTCTGTAGCCCTCTTTATAACGCTCAATTTAAAAAATTATTTCTATTTAATCGCAAGGAGAAATTAACTATTTTTACAAAAAAGCCTTCTGTATTATACCCTTAACCTGGTCTAGCCAGAACCAAAAGGGAACTCGTTATTATTCCTTATCTTGCTAACGCCTAACGTTAAATCCTGTGCTTCAAACACAGAATTACACTCGTAAGAGACTAATAAGGGCGATATAATGAAACCGTATATCATCCCTTACTTGGCATACACTTTTTTGATAAACGTATGTAAAAATATAGAAATAAAATAGCACGTTCCGCCTAAAAGTCAAGCTAATATTTACTATCTTATATTTTTAGTATTTTCTCCTCTCAATCAGAGAAACAAAAAGCATGTATCTCCCGGCTTTGCTTTGTAGTATATTGGATTTTTGATTTTTTCTTTGCGAACTTTGCGCGAGAAAATCTTTTATTCTGTCTCCTGGCTTCTGACTCCTGTATTCCTACTTTTTTTTGGAGGCTGCACATGGAATCAGTAAACACGTTTCTGGTTAATTTTTCCAACTTCCTCTGGGGATTTCCCCTTATCGTGCCCCTGATCGGCACCGGTCTCTATCTCACCCTGCGGCTCGGTTTCGTCCAGTTCATCCATCTCCCCCGGGCGCTGAAAATGATCTTTTTTCCCCCTAAGGATGAGAAGGGGCAAGGCGAGATCAGCCATTTCCAGGCGCTCATGACCGCGCTCGCCGCCACGGTTGGAACTGGCAACATCGCCGGGGTAGCTACCGCCATCGCCATGGGCGGGCCCGGCGCCATGTTCTGGATGTGGGTGACCGGACTTCTTGGTATGGCATCTAAATATTCCGAAGCGGTGCTCGCCCTTCATTACCGTGATGTCCACGCCGACGGCACAGTGGCTGGCGGCCCCATGTACTATATCGCCAAGGGAGTGAAAAGCAAAATGCTCGCGGTTGCGTTCGCGGTATTCACCGCTATCGCCGCGTTCGGGATAGGGAACATGGTGCAGTCCAATTCCACCGCCGAAGCCATCAACGGCGCTTTCGGGGTGCCCAACTGGATCACAGGAATAGTCATCACCATCCTGGCCGCCATGGTGCTCATCGGCGGGATCAAATCCATCGGCAGGGTTACCCAGGTGTTCGTTCCCGTCATGATCATTTTTTTCATGACCGGAGGATTCATCGCGGTCATCATGAACCTCTCCCTCCTGCCGTTCGCGGTGAAAACCATATTTGTCCATGCATTCACCGGCGAGGCGGTCTGGGGAGGAGTTGCAGGCCACGGGGTTCGCGAGGCCATGCGTTACGGTCTTGCGCGCGGGCTTTTCTCCAACGAGAGCGGCCTCGGCTCCGCGCCTATCGCCGCCGCCGCCGCCCGTACCGATCACCCGGTCACCCAGGCGCTCATCTCCATGACCCAGACATTCATCGACACCCTGGTTGTCTGCTCCATGACCGGAGTCATCATCGTCATGGCCGATGTGGCGGACGGCTCCCTGACCGGCGCCAAGCTCTCCGCAGCCTCGTTCAACCATCTCTTCGGTTCGAATATCGGGGGCGTCGTCTCTGCTGTCTCACTCGCCCTATTCGCCTATTCAACCGTGCTCGGCTGGTGCTATTACGGCGAGAAAGCCATCGAGTACCTCTTCGGGAGCGCGCACATGAAGACCTACCGTACCGTCTATGTCGGGTTCGTGTTCATCGGGTCGGTGGTCAAGCTCGAATCGGTATGGTGCTTCGCCGACATCATGAACGGATTCATGGCCCTGCCGAATCTCTTCGCACTGGTGTTCCTCGCAGGGACCATCAAGGCGCTGCAAAAGGATTATTTCGATCGGTTTCTCCCTGAAACCGAACGGGCAGTTAAAAAAGCGGAGCTATAAAATATTTTCAATGAAGGCTTTTGCAAAAGTCGCATTTTACGGAATAAAGAAGATTTTTTACTACAGCCCCCTTTCCCTCGGTCCCTTTCCCCCGATGGGGGCAAGGGAAGTCATTGCTCAACGGTAGTTGCCGCTTTGCGGGAACGATGAAGCCTTGTCCTGCCCCCTTCGGGGGAAGGATGTCCGAAGGACAGGAAGGGGGCTGCATCCATCATTTTGACTTTTGCAAAAAGCACAACGTAAAAATCGCTTCTCAGTTGAGCCTTTTTCAAAAGCTGATATTAGTGGGATAGTACTCATTTCTTTTCATCTCCCCCTTTACTTTCCCCCATATTATCCTATATTTACTCTTAATCTTCCCTCATTCGTTCAATACAGCCACCTTCACCCGGGAGGTTCCCATGCTGAGAAAACTTCTTTTTGTTCCCGCGCTCTTTCTCCTTCTGGTCACAGTGAACTGCGGAA includes:
- a CDS encoding sodium:alanine symporter family protein gives rise to the protein MESVNTFLVNFSNFLWGFPLIVPLIGTGLYLTLRLGFVQFIHLPRALKMIFFPPKDEKGQGEISHFQALMTALAATVGTGNIAGVATAIAMGGPGAMFWMWVTGLLGMASKYSEAVLALHYRDVHADGTVAGGPMYYIAKGVKSKMLAVAFAVFTAIAAFGIGNMVQSNSTAEAINGAFGVPNWITGIVITILAAMVLIGGIKSIGRVTQVFVPVMIIFFMTGGFIAVIMNLSLLPFAVKTIFVHAFTGEAVWGGVAGHGVREAMRYGLARGLFSNESGLGSAPIAAAAARTDHPVTQALISMTQTFIDTLVVCSMTGVIIVMADVADGSLTGAKLSAASFNHLFGSNIGGVVSAVSLALFAYSTVLGWCYYGEKAIEYLFGSAHMKTYRTVYVGFVFIGSVVKLESVWCFADIMNGFMALPNLFALVFLAGTIKALQKDYFDRFLPETERAVKKAEL